From Suricata suricatta isolate VVHF042 chromosome 1, meerkat_22Aug2017_6uvM2_HiC, whole genome shotgun sequence, a single genomic window includes:
- the RBM47 gene encoding RNA-binding protein 47 isoform X2 — translation MTAEDSTAAMSSDSAVAASAKVPEGVAGAPNEAALLALMERTGYSMVQENGQRKYGGPPPGWEGPHPQRGCEVFVGKIPRDVYEDELVPVFEAVGRIYELRLMMDFDGKNRGYAFVMYCHKNEAKRAVRELNNYEIRPGRLLGVCCSVDNCRLFIGGIPKMKKREEILEEIAKVTEGVLDVIVYASAADKMKNRGFAFVEYESHRAAAMARRKLMPGRIQLWGHQIAVDWAEPEIDVDEDVMETVKILYVRNLMIETTEDTIKKSFGQFNPGCVERVKKIRDYAFVHFVSREDAVHAMNNLNGTELEGSCLEVTLAKPVDKEQYSRYQKAAKGGGAAEVAVQQPSYVYSCDPYTLAYYGYPYNALIGPNRDYFVKGSIRGRGRGAAGNRAPGPRGSYLGGYSAGRGIYSRYHEGKGKQQEKGYELVPNLEISAVNPVAIKPGTVAIPAIGAQYSVFQAAPAPKIIEDGKIHTMEHMISPIAVQPDPASAAAAAAVIPAVSTPPPFQGRPITPVYTVAPNVQRIPTAGIYGASYVPFAAPATATIATLQKNAAAAAAVYGGYAGYIPQAFPAAAIQVPIHDVYQTY, via the exons ATGACCGCAGAGGATTCCACCGCAGCCATGAGCAGCGACTCGGCAGTCGCGGCGTCGGCCAAGGTGCCGGAGGGCGTGGCCGGCGCGCCCAACGAGGCGGCGCTGCTGGCGCTGATGGAGCGCACCGGCTACAGCATGGTGCAGGAGAACGGGCAGCGCAAGTACGGCGGCCCGCCGCCCGGCTGGGAGGGCCCGCACCCGCAGCGCGGCTGCGAGGTCTTTGTGGGCAAGATCCCGCGAGACGTGTACGAGGACGAGCTGGTGCCAGTGTTCGAGGCGGTGGGCCGCATCTACGAGCTGCGCCTCATGATGGACTTCGACGGCAAGAACCGCGGCTACGCCTTCGTCATGTACTGCCACAAGAACGAGGCCAAGCGCGCCGTGCGCGAGCTCAACAACTACGAGATCCGCCCGGGCCGCCTGCTCGGCGTGTGCTGCAGCGTGGACAACTGCCGCCTCTTCATCGGTGGCATCCCCAAGATGAAGAAGCGCGAGGAGATCCTGGAGGAGATCGCCAAGGTCACTGAGGGCGTGCTGGACGTGATCGTCTACGCCAGCGCGGCCGACAAGATGAAGAACCGCGGCTTCGCCTTCGTCGAGTACGAGAGCCACCGCGCAGCAGCCATGGCTCGCCGCAAGCTCATGCCCGGCCGCATCCAGCTGTGGGGCCACCAGATCGCTGTGGACTGGGCCGAGCCCGAGATCGACGTGGACGAGGACGTGATGGAGACCGTGAAGATCCTCTACGTGCGCAACCTCATGATCGAGACCACGGAGGACACCATCAAGAAGAGCTTCGGCCAGTTCAACCCTGGCTGCGTGGAGCGCGTCAAGAAGATCCGCGACTACGCCTTCGTGCACTTCGTCAGCCGTGAGGACGCCGTGCATGCCATGAACAACCTCAACGGCACCGAGCTGGAGGGTTCGTGCCTCGAGGTGACGCTGGCCAAGCCCGTGGACAAGGAGCAGTACTCCCGCTACCAGAAGGCGGCCAAGGGCGGCGGCGCGGCCGAGGTGGCGGTGCAGCAGCCCAGCTACGTGTACTCTTGTGACCCCTACACGCTGGCCTACTACGGCTACCCTTACAACGCGCTCATTGGGCCCAACAGAGACTACTTTGTGAAAG GCAGCATAAGAGGCCGGGGTCGAGGTGCGGCTGGCAACAGAGCCCCAGGGCCCAGGGGTTCCTACCTCGGGGGATATTCAGCTGGCCGTGGTATATACAGCCGGTATCacgaagggaaaggaaagcagcaagaaaaaggaTATGAACTTGTTCCAAATTTGGAAATCTCTGCCGTCAATCCAGTTGCCATTAAACCTGGTACAG TGGCCATCCCTGCCATTGGGGCCCAGTATTCTGTATTTCAGGCTGCCCCAGCCCCTAAAATAATCGAAGATGGCAAAATCCACACAATGGAGCACATGATCAGCCCCATCGCAGTGCAGCCAGACCCAGCCagtgccgccgccgccgccgccgtcaTTCCTGCCGTGTCCACGCCGCCACCTTTCCAG GGCCGCCCGATAACTCCAGTGTACACGGTGGCTCCAAACGTTCAGAGAATTCCCACTGCCGGGATCTACGGGGCCAGTTACGTCCCGTTTGCTGCTCCGGCCACGGCCACGATCGCCACACTACAGAAGAACGCGGCCGCCGCGGCCGCCGTCTACGGAGGATACGCGGGCTACATACCTCAGGCGTTCCCTGCCGCTGCTATCCAGGTGCCCATCCACGACGTCTACCAGACGTACTGA
- the RBM47 gene encoding RNA-binding protein 47 isoform X1 produces MTAEDSTAAMSSDSAVAASAKVPEGVAGAPNEAALLALMERTGYSMVQENGQRKYGGPPPGWEGPHPQRGCEVFVGKIPRDVYEDELVPVFEAVGRIYELRLMMDFDGKNRGYAFVMYCHKNEAKRAVRELNNYEIRPGRLLGVCCSVDNCRLFIGGIPKMKKREEILEEIAKVTEGVLDVIVYASAADKMKNRGFAFVEYESHRAAAMARRKLMPGRIQLWGHQIAVDWAEPEIDVDEDVMETVKILYVRNLMIETTEDTIKKSFGQFNPGCVERVKKIRDYAFVHFVSREDAVHAMNNLNGTELEGSCLEVTLAKPVDKEQYSRYQKAAKGGGAAEVAVQQPSYVYSCDPYTLAYYGYPYNALIGPNRDYFVKAGSIRGRGRGAAGNRAPGPRGSYLGGYSAGRGIYSRYHEGKGKQQEKGYELVPNLEISAVNPVAIKPGTVAIPAIGAQYSVFQAAPAPKIIEDGKIHTMEHMISPIAVQPDPASAAAAAAVIPAVSTPPPFQGRPITPVYTVAPNVQRIPTAGIYGASYVPFAAPATATIATLQKNAAAAAAVYGGYAGYIPQAFPAAAIQVPIHDVYQTY; encoded by the exons ATGACCGCAGAGGATTCCACCGCAGCCATGAGCAGCGACTCGGCAGTCGCGGCGTCGGCCAAGGTGCCGGAGGGCGTGGCCGGCGCGCCCAACGAGGCGGCGCTGCTGGCGCTGATGGAGCGCACCGGCTACAGCATGGTGCAGGAGAACGGGCAGCGCAAGTACGGCGGCCCGCCGCCCGGCTGGGAGGGCCCGCACCCGCAGCGCGGCTGCGAGGTCTTTGTGGGCAAGATCCCGCGAGACGTGTACGAGGACGAGCTGGTGCCAGTGTTCGAGGCGGTGGGCCGCATCTACGAGCTGCGCCTCATGATGGACTTCGACGGCAAGAACCGCGGCTACGCCTTCGTCATGTACTGCCACAAGAACGAGGCCAAGCGCGCCGTGCGCGAGCTCAACAACTACGAGATCCGCCCGGGCCGCCTGCTCGGCGTGTGCTGCAGCGTGGACAACTGCCGCCTCTTCATCGGTGGCATCCCCAAGATGAAGAAGCGCGAGGAGATCCTGGAGGAGATCGCCAAGGTCACTGAGGGCGTGCTGGACGTGATCGTCTACGCCAGCGCGGCCGACAAGATGAAGAACCGCGGCTTCGCCTTCGTCGAGTACGAGAGCCACCGCGCAGCAGCCATGGCTCGCCGCAAGCTCATGCCCGGCCGCATCCAGCTGTGGGGCCACCAGATCGCTGTGGACTGGGCCGAGCCCGAGATCGACGTGGACGAGGACGTGATGGAGACCGTGAAGATCCTCTACGTGCGCAACCTCATGATCGAGACCACGGAGGACACCATCAAGAAGAGCTTCGGCCAGTTCAACCCTGGCTGCGTGGAGCGCGTCAAGAAGATCCGCGACTACGCCTTCGTGCACTTCGTCAGCCGTGAGGACGCCGTGCATGCCATGAACAACCTCAACGGCACCGAGCTGGAGGGTTCGTGCCTCGAGGTGACGCTGGCCAAGCCCGTGGACAAGGAGCAGTACTCCCGCTACCAGAAGGCGGCCAAGGGCGGCGGCGCGGCCGAGGTGGCGGTGCAGCAGCCCAGCTACGTGTACTCTTGTGACCCCTACACGCTGGCCTACTACGGCTACCCTTACAACGCGCTCATTGGGCCCAACAGAGACTACTTTGTGAAAG CAGGCAGCATAAGAGGCCGGGGTCGAGGTGCGGCTGGCAACAGAGCCCCAGGGCCCAGGGGTTCCTACCTCGGGGGATATTCAGCTGGCCGTGGTATATACAGCCGGTATCacgaagggaaaggaaagcagcaagaaaaaggaTATGAACTTGTTCCAAATTTGGAAATCTCTGCCGTCAATCCAGTTGCCATTAAACCTGGTACAG TGGCCATCCCTGCCATTGGGGCCCAGTATTCTGTATTTCAGGCTGCCCCAGCCCCTAAAATAATCGAAGATGGCAAAATCCACACAATGGAGCACATGATCAGCCCCATCGCAGTGCAGCCAGACCCAGCCagtgccgccgccgccgccgccgtcaTTCCTGCCGTGTCCACGCCGCCACCTTTCCAG GGCCGCCCGATAACTCCAGTGTACACGGTGGCTCCAAACGTTCAGAGAATTCCCACTGCCGGGATCTACGGGGCCAGTTACGTCCCGTTTGCTGCTCCGGCCACGGCCACGATCGCCACACTACAGAAGAACGCGGCCGCCGCGGCCGCCGTCTACGGAGGATACGCGGGCTACATACCTCAGGCGTTCCCTGCCGCTGCTATCCAGGTGCCCATCCACGACGTCTACCAGACGTACTGA
- the RBM47 gene encoding RNA-binding protein 47 isoform X3, which yields MTAEDSTAAMSSDSAVAASAKVPEGVAGAPNEAALLALMERTGYSMVQENGQRKYGGPPPGWEGPHPQRGCEVFVGKIPRDVYEDELVPVFEAVGRIYELRLMMDFDGKNRGYAFVMYCHKNEAKRAVRELNNYEIRPGRLLGVCCSVDNCRLFIGGIPKMKKREEILEEIAKVTEGVLDVIVYASAADKMKNRGFAFVEYESHRAAAMARRKLMPGRIQLWGHQIAVDWAEPEIDVDEDVMETVKILYVRNLMIETTEDTIKKSFGQFNPGCVERVKKIRDYAFVHFVSREDAVHAMNNLNGTELEGSCLEVTLAKPVDKEQYSRYQKAAKGGGAAEVAVQQPSYVYSCDPYTLAYYGYPYNALIGPNRDYFVKVAIPAIGAQYSVFQAAPAPKIIEDGKIHTMEHMISPIAVQPDPASAAAAAAVIPAVSTPPPFQGRPITPVYTVAPNVQRIPTAGIYGASYVPFAAPATATIATLQKNAAAAAAVYGGYAGYIPQAFPAAAIQVPIHDVYQTY from the exons ATGACCGCAGAGGATTCCACCGCAGCCATGAGCAGCGACTCGGCAGTCGCGGCGTCGGCCAAGGTGCCGGAGGGCGTGGCCGGCGCGCCCAACGAGGCGGCGCTGCTGGCGCTGATGGAGCGCACCGGCTACAGCATGGTGCAGGAGAACGGGCAGCGCAAGTACGGCGGCCCGCCGCCCGGCTGGGAGGGCCCGCACCCGCAGCGCGGCTGCGAGGTCTTTGTGGGCAAGATCCCGCGAGACGTGTACGAGGACGAGCTGGTGCCAGTGTTCGAGGCGGTGGGCCGCATCTACGAGCTGCGCCTCATGATGGACTTCGACGGCAAGAACCGCGGCTACGCCTTCGTCATGTACTGCCACAAGAACGAGGCCAAGCGCGCCGTGCGCGAGCTCAACAACTACGAGATCCGCCCGGGCCGCCTGCTCGGCGTGTGCTGCAGCGTGGACAACTGCCGCCTCTTCATCGGTGGCATCCCCAAGATGAAGAAGCGCGAGGAGATCCTGGAGGAGATCGCCAAGGTCACTGAGGGCGTGCTGGACGTGATCGTCTACGCCAGCGCGGCCGACAAGATGAAGAACCGCGGCTTCGCCTTCGTCGAGTACGAGAGCCACCGCGCAGCAGCCATGGCTCGCCGCAAGCTCATGCCCGGCCGCATCCAGCTGTGGGGCCACCAGATCGCTGTGGACTGGGCCGAGCCCGAGATCGACGTGGACGAGGACGTGATGGAGACCGTGAAGATCCTCTACGTGCGCAACCTCATGATCGAGACCACGGAGGACACCATCAAGAAGAGCTTCGGCCAGTTCAACCCTGGCTGCGTGGAGCGCGTCAAGAAGATCCGCGACTACGCCTTCGTGCACTTCGTCAGCCGTGAGGACGCCGTGCATGCCATGAACAACCTCAACGGCACCGAGCTGGAGGGTTCGTGCCTCGAGGTGACGCTGGCCAAGCCCGTGGACAAGGAGCAGTACTCCCGCTACCAGAAGGCGGCCAAGGGCGGCGGCGCGGCCGAGGTGGCGGTGCAGCAGCCCAGCTACGTGTACTCTTGTGACCCCTACACGCTGGCCTACTACGGCTACCCTTACAACGCGCTCATTGGGCCCAACAGAGACTACTTTGTGAAAG TGGCCATCCCTGCCATTGGGGCCCAGTATTCTGTATTTCAGGCTGCCCCAGCCCCTAAAATAATCGAAGATGGCAAAATCCACACAATGGAGCACATGATCAGCCCCATCGCAGTGCAGCCAGACCCAGCCagtgccgccgccgccgccgccgtcaTTCCTGCCGTGTCCACGCCGCCACCTTTCCAG GGCCGCCCGATAACTCCAGTGTACACGGTGGCTCCAAACGTTCAGAGAATTCCCACTGCCGGGATCTACGGGGCCAGTTACGTCCCGTTTGCTGCTCCGGCCACGGCCACGATCGCCACACTACAGAAGAACGCGGCCGCCGCGGCCGCCGTCTACGGAGGATACGCGGGCTACATACCTCAGGCGTTCCCTGCCGCTGCTATCCAGGTGCCCATCCACGACGTCTACCAGACGTACTGA